From the Verrucomicrobiia bacterium genome, one window contains:
- a CDS encoding glycosyltransferase: protein AQPLSKKELGLSEEDIAVLMVGKFFAQKGHTYLIEAWPQVLEKFPQARLLLAGGGPLEQEIKGMVTAADLDNSVRFLGVRSDVPRLLKTCDVFVFPTLFEGMSNALLEAMISECAIVTTDIPENREVATEEEVVFVPSRNATALAQALNQTLQDEKMRKEMGKKARARVERDFIVSRTVATLNAAYERSLTL, encoded by the coding sequence GCCCAGCCCCTGTCTAAGAAAGAACTGGGGTTGTCTGAAGAGGATATCGCTGTGCTTATGGTGGGAAAGTTTTTTGCCCAAAAAGGCCACACCTACCTTATCGAGGCATGGCCCCAGGTGCTTGAAAAGTTTCCCCAAGCGCGCCTTTTGCTTGCTGGTGGTGGGCCGTTAGAGCAGGAAATCAAGGGTATGGTGACTGCGGCGGACTTGGACAACTCAGTCCGCTTCTTGGGTGTACGGTCAGATGTGCCGCGCCTCCTTAAGACCTGCGACGTCTTTGTCTTCCCCACTCTTTTTGAAGGGATGTCCAACGCACTCCTTGAGGCGATGATTTCCGAATGCGCCATTGTGACTACTGACATTCCTGAAAACAGGGAAGTGGCCACCGAGGAAGAGGTGGTATTTGTGCCTTCCCGAAATGCAACGGCATTGGCCCAGGCGCTTAACCAAACACTGCAAGATGAAAAAATGAGAAAAGAAATGGGCAAAAAGGCCCGTGCCCGGGTTGAACGAGACTTTATCGTGAGCCGTACTGTTGCTACACTGAACGCTGCATATGAACGAAGCCTCACGTTATGA